From one Triticum urartu cultivar G1812 chromosome 3, Tu2.1, whole genome shotgun sequence genomic stretch:
- the LOC125544679 gene encoding BURP domain-containing protein 3 — MDRLVAAGILGFLLIASVGSHAHAARAPEQYWKSALPNTPMPSSLSQLLNNQAGGTSVNVGWGGVHVDAGHGMPGGTTVDVGKGGVGVNVKPGSAKPGGTTVGVGKGGVGVNVKPAYGKPGGTTVGVGKGGVDVNVKPGSGKPSGTTVGVGKGGVGVNVKPGYGKPGGTTVGVGKGGVGVNVKPGGGTTVGVGKGGVGVNVKPAYGKPGGTGTTVGVGKGGVGVNVKPGYGKPGGTTVGVGKGGVGVNVRPGYGKPGGKPRGKPVHVNVSPFIYNYAATETQLHDDPSAALFFLEKNLHAGKKMKVHFMATPGAGEKFLPRSEADAIPFSSEKVPEILSRFSVAPDSAEAAEMKQTLRECEATAAKGEKKSCATSLESMVDFATSSLGTSHVRAASTVVGKEGSPEQEYTMAGVRRAAGADQLVACHAEPYAYAVFACHLTRATRAYTVSMVGKDGTAVEAVAVCHANTAGWNPRHVAFQVLKVKPGGAPVCHFLPQDHVVWTRSG, encoded by the exons ATGGATAGGCTCGTCGCCGCCGGCATCCTTGGCTTTCTACTG ATTGCGTCGGTAGGAAGCCATGCCCATGCAGCTCGTGCTCCGGAGCAATACTGGAAGTCTGCTCTTCCCAACACCCCTATGCCAAGCTCCCTCTCTCAACTCCTAAACAATCAAG CCGGAGGCACGTCGGTGAACGTCGGCTGGGGCGGTGTCCATGTCGACGCGGGTCATGGGATGCCCGGCGGCACGACGGTCGATGTTGGCAAGGGTGGCGTCGGCGTCAACGTCAAGCCTGGCAGCGCCAAGCCCGGCGGGACTACGGTCGGCGTCGGCAAGGGCGGCGTGGGTGTCAACGTCAAGCCTGCCTACGGCAAGCCCGGGGGCACAACCGTGGGCGTTGGCAAGGGCGGCGTGGACGTCAACGTCAAACCTGGCAGCGGCAAGCCCAGCGGCACGACGGTCGGCGTTGGCAAAGGCGGCGTGGGCGTCAACGTCAAGCCTGGCTACGGCAAGCCCGGCGGCACCACGGTCGGAGTAGGGAAGGGAGGCGTCGGCGTGAACGTGAAGCCTGGCGGCGGCACCACCGTCGGCGTCGGGAAAGGTGGCGTCGGCGTTAACGTGAAGCCTGCATACGGCAAGCCTGGTGGCACCGGCACCACCGTTGGCGTCGGGAAGGGCGGCGTCGGAGTCAACGTCAAGCCCGGCTACGGTAAGCCAGGCGGCACCACCGTTGGCGTCGGGAAGGGCGGCGTCGGCGTCAACGTCAGGCCTGGCTACGGCAAGCCAGGCGGCAAACCCCGGGGCAAGCCTGTCCACGTCAACGTCTCGCCTTTCATATACAACTACGCCGCGACGGAGACGCAGCTGCACGACGACCCCAGCGCCGCGCTCTTCTTCCTGGAGAAGAATCTGCACGCCGGGAAGAAGATGAAGGTCCATTTCATGGCCACCCCGGGCGCCGGCGAGAAGTTCCTGCCGAGAAGCGAGGCCGACGCCATCCCGTTCTCGTCGGAGAAGGTCCCCGAGATCCTCAGCCGCTTCTCGGTGGCACCGGACTCCGCCGAGGCGGCGGAGATGAAGCAGACGCTGCGCGAGTGCGAGGCGACGGCAGCCAAGGGGGAGAAGAAGTCGTGCGCCACGTCGCTGGAGTCCATGGTGGACTTCGCCACGTCCAGCCTGGGGACCAGCCACGTGAGGGCCGCCTCCACGGTGGTCGGGAAGGAGGGGTCGCCGGAGCAGGAGTACACCATGGCCGGCGTGAGGCGCGCGGCGGGGGCCGACCAGCTGGTGGCCTGCCACGCGGAGCCGTACGCGTACGCCGTGTTCGCGTGCCACCTGACGCGGGCGACGAGGGCGTACACGGTGTCGATGGTCGGCAAGGACGGCACGGCGGTGGAGGCCGTGGCGGTGTGCCACGCCAACACGGCCGGCTGGAACCCGAGGCACGTCGCGTTCCAGGTGCTCAAGGTGAAGCCCGGCGGGGCGCCGGTGTGCCACTTCCTGCCGCAGGACCACGTCGTCTGGACCCGCAGCGGCTGA